Proteins co-encoded in one Bradyrhizobium sp. 170 genomic window:
- a CDS encoding TonB-dependent receptor, with the protein MAVLAAASFVAGGARPAIAQPVPQAVLPAITVEGRPATKQKQRTSKRLQMRAASNARQAQTGADRAPQGPIDGWPGGLPRDYIRSTTDLNVPNTTGSRLPGTARDIPASVESINQATMQERGKTSWVDALQGLTGFTSAVRPGAAGVASTRGFIENGIAVLYDGIRVTNTTISTRNYDSFIFDRVDVLRGPASVLYGEGAIGGAVNLVRKQPSGVNEPFETISSLTTREGLRQAVGKGGPLGNGFSYRLDGVVNGYNGPVDDNQVRYGNIAGALRWDVTPQLSSTVDFDYMKSKIENAYWGTPLVRGQIRSDLREVNYNNLPNNKYDDSVLWLRWNTTYDTEELKIRNRFWSYQSDRDWINTYRFAYIPAGGTCSFRGQNLLNNTGTDQVCRQTWENLGYDHRFVGDRFDVNWNGSLGAMPLSTVMGVEVASTRWDSPRNEVTSLQLVDPYSPAPTDFFTRGTARTQNVRADLTQKAVFGEARLEVLKGVKIVGGFRVDQMEVDYNRQPANQLYSKTFEPSTYRMGALWDIRADTTLYAQYATAVEPRFALFTLGVTDTPFSLANARQVEGGIKHSFANGRGELLAAVYRIEKTDIPSTDPLTGFTVQVGKQSSRGFEISGSYRPMETLRLEANFAYVNARYDEYRTSTTANYTGNTPPNVPQVVANFGATWQPFTNWAVGGWINHRASIKADDANLVTLPSATIADVFATYRFAQNADLTFRVRNITDAVYAAWATDANYVILGAPRTFELSLRTRW; encoded by the coding sequence TTGGCAGTTCTGGCCGCAGCATCCTTTGTTGCGGGCGGTGCACGCCCCGCCATTGCTCAACCCGTCCCTCAGGCTGTGCTGCCTGCGATTACGGTGGAAGGACGGCCAGCCACCAAGCAAAAGCAGCGAACGAGCAAGCGCTTGCAGATGCGGGCTGCGTCCAACGCGCGCCAGGCGCAGACCGGCGCGGATCGAGCGCCGCAAGGTCCAATCGACGGATGGCCAGGAGGCTTGCCGCGCGACTACATCCGTTCGACGACCGATCTCAACGTACCCAATACGACCGGATCGCGACTGCCGGGCACGGCTCGCGACATCCCCGCCAGCGTGGAGAGCATCAATCAGGCGACGATGCAGGAGCGAGGCAAGACGAGTTGGGTGGACGCCCTTCAAGGCCTGACCGGTTTCACGTCCGCCGTCCGGCCAGGAGCTGCCGGCGTCGCATCGACGCGGGGGTTCATCGAGAACGGCATCGCGGTGCTCTATGACGGAATCCGCGTCACCAACACCACGATCAGCACGCGCAACTACGACAGTTTCATTTTCGATAGGGTAGACGTGCTGCGCGGACCGGCGTCGGTCCTTTACGGTGAAGGCGCCATCGGCGGCGCCGTCAATCTCGTTCGCAAGCAACCGAGCGGAGTCAACGAGCCGTTCGAAACAATCTCCTCGCTCACTACTCGCGAAGGCCTCCGCCAGGCCGTGGGAAAGGGAGGTCCGCTGGGGAACGGCTTCTCTTATCGGCTCGACGGCGTCGTCAACGGATACAATGGCCCGGTCGACGACAATCAGGTCAGATACGGCAACATCGCAGGCGCCTTGCGCTGGGACGTGACGCCGCAATTGTCGTCGACCGTCGATTTTGACTACATGAAATCGAAAATCGAGAACGCGTATTGGGGCACGCCCCTGGTGCGAGGGCAAATCCGCTCCGATCTCCGCGAGGTCAACTACAATAACCTGCCGAACAACAAATACGACGACAGTGTGCTGTGGCTGCGCTGGAACACGACGTATGACACCGAGGAGCTAAAGATCCGCAATCGCTTCTGGTCCTATCAATCTGATCGCGATTGGATCAACACATATCGCTTTGCCTATATTCCCGCAGGCGGCACCTGCTCTTTCCGCGGGCAGAACCTCCTCAACAACACCGGTACGGACCAGGTCTGCCGGCAAACGTGGGAGAATCTCGGCTACGACCACCGCTTCGTTGGCGATCGTTTCGACGTGAACTGGAACGGCAGCTTGGGGGCGATGCCGCTGTCGACGGTCATGGGCGTTGAGGTTGCAAGCACGCGATGGGACAGTCCGCGCAACGAGGTGACATCGCTTCAGCTCGTCGATCCCTACAGTCCCGCACCGACGGACTTCTTCACGCGGGGAACTGCACGGACACAAAATGTGCGCGCGGATCTGACGCAGAAGGCAGTTTTCGGCGAGGCACGCCTGGAAGTGCTCAAGGGGGTCAAAATTGTTGGCGGGTTTCGGGTCGATCAAATGGAGGTGGACTACAATCGGCAGCCGGCGAACCAGCTCTACAGCAAGACCTTCGAACCCAGCACCTACCGCATGGGTGCACTGTGGGACATTCGCGCCGACACGACGCTCTACGCCCAATATGCAACTGCGGTTGAGCCGCGCTTTGCTCTGTTCACATTGGGCGTCACCGATACCCCATTCAGCCTCGCCAATGCGCGTCAGGTGGAAGGCGGTATCAAACACTCCTTCGCGAACGGACGAGGTGAGCTGTTGGCGGCCGTCTATCGCATCGAAAAGACCGATATCCCCTCGACCGATCCGCTGACGGGATTCACGGTTCAGGTGGGCAAGCAGTCATCGCGCGGCTTTGAGATTTCCGGCAGTTACCGTCCGATGGAGACTTTGCGTCTCGAGGCGAACTTTGCCTACGTGAATGCCCGGTATGACGAATATCGAACCAGTACGACCGCGAACTACACGGGTAACACGCCGCCGAATGTGCCGCAGGTCGTGGCGAACTTTGGTGCCACGTGGCAGCCGTTCACAAATTGGGCGGTTGGCGGCTGGATCAATCACAGGGCCTCCATCAAGGCTGACGATGCCAACCTGGTTACGTTGCCGTCTGCCACCATCGCGGATGTTTTTGCCACCTACCGCTTTGCGCAAAACGCCGACCTGACGTTCCGCGTTCGCAATATCACCGACGCGGTCTATGCAGCGTGGGCCACGGACGCGAACTACGTCATTCTTGGCGCGCCGCGGACCTTCGAGCTTTCTCTCCGTACCCGGTGGTAA
- a CDS encoding amino acid permease → MAASETGSPAWPGSRSGSGSSVSVLVAVAIVVADMVGVGVFTSLGFQVKDIPSGFSILLLWTIGGIVALCGVFSYGELGAMFPRSSGEYNFLGRAYHPAFGFVAGWVSATVGFAAPVALAAMAFGEYGKSVVPDAPPLALAIGVVWLVSLVQLTGVRHSSTFQLIATILKVVLIVAFLVSGFVIGTAQPVSFAPSASDFTHIVSAPFAISLVFVMYSFSGWNAATYIIGEVRLPERNVPRAMLIGTLIVLVLYVALNAVFLHTAPIDKLAGQLDVARISGSYIFGEFGGRIVGAMICFGLISSISAMMWIGPRVMMTMGEDLPVLRPFARRSTGGAPAYAILFQLTIASLMLFTRSFEAVLDFIQFALLFCSFFTVLGVIKLRITHPDLPRPYRAWGYPVTPVVFLLVTGFMMYYLLTERPLQSLLGLLIMLSGLLIYAVFRKRVDQVPVAASSGRE, encoded by the coding sequence ATGGCGGCATCAGAAACGGGAAGCCCGGCGTGGCCCGGCTCGCGCTCCGGCAGTGGCTCCAGCGTTTCGGTACTGGTGGCGGTTGCCATCGTCGTTGCCGACATGGTCGGCGTCGGCGTCTTCACCAGCCTCGGCTTTCAGGTCAAGGACATCCCCTCGGGCTTTTCGATCCTGTTGCTGTGGACGATCGGCGGCATCGTCGCGTTGTGCGGGGTGTTTTCCTACGGCGAACTCGGCGCGATGTTTCCGCGCTCGAGCGGCGAGTACAACTTCCTCGGCCGGGCCTATCACCCGGCCTTCGGTTTTGTGGCGGGCTGGGTATCGGCAACCGTCGGCTTCGCCGCACCGGTGGCGCTGGCTGCCATGGCGTTCGGCGAGTACGGCAAGTCGGTGGTACCAGATGCGCCGCCGCTGGCGCTTGCGATCGGCGTGGTCTGGCTGGTATCGCTGGTGCAACTCACCGGCGTGCGGCATTCCTCGACCTTTCAACTGATCGCGACCATCCTGAAGGTGGTGCTGATCGTGGCCTTCCTGGTCAGCGGCTTCGTGATCGGCACGGCGCAGCCGGTGTCGTTCGCGCCATCGGCTTCCGACTTCACCCATATCGTCAGCGCGCCGTTCGCGATCAGCCTCGTATTCGTGATGTATTCGTTCTCGGGGTGGAACGCGGCCACCTACATCATCGGCGAGGTGAGGTTGCCCGAGCGCAACGTCCCGCGGGCGATGCTGATCGGAACGCTGATCGTGCTCGTATTGTATGTGGCGCTCAACGCGGTGTTCCTGCATACCGCGCCGATCGACAAGCTCGCCGGCCAGCTCGACGTCGCCCGGATTTCCGGCAGCTACATCTTCGGCGAATTCGGCGGCCGCATCGTCGGCGCGATGATCTGCTTCGGGCTGATCTCGTCGATCAGCGCGATGATGTGGATCGGGCCACGCGTCATGATGACGATGGGCGAGGACCTGCCGGTGCTGCGGCCGTTCGCCCGAAGGTCGACCGGCGGCGCGCCGGCTTACGCCATTCTGTTTCAGCTCACGATCGCGAGCCTGATGCTGTTTACGCGCAGCTTCGAGGCGGTGCTCGACTTCATCCAGTTCGCGCTGCTGTTCTGCTCGTTCTTCACCGTGCTTGGCGTGATCAAGCTGCGCATCACGCATCCGGATCTGCCGCGGCCCTACCGCGCCTGGGGATACCCGGTGACCCCTGTGGTTTTCCTGCTCGTGACCGGGTTCATGATGTACTACCTTTTGACCGAACGGCCGTTGCAGTCGCTGCTGGGTCTTTTGATCATGCTTTCAGGTCTCCTGATTTACGCCGTTTTCCGCAAGCGGGTAGATCAAGTCCCCGTGGCCGCATCTTCGGGTCGTGAATGA
- a CDS encoding alpha/beta hydrolase — protein MAALCVPLSFVLVQCGKAPSAGMLAANTDGAKSRAAKSRTSIDTFDDRFPQPQFADRFPTANESLPQDQRQVALAPQPRAARTEPVRVASLTQTLALPRSEREELTTLVSMKSSAFPYFGTNPRSEEPFLNISKGDRKGHRSYGGRVYWQDETYNDSRVLVHVPETFDVRKPGVIVVFFHGNGATLERDVRDRQLVPRQISDSGVNAVLLAPQMAVNAADSSAGKFWQPGGFKRFIDESASHLARLYGDPKSAQAFANLPIVIVGYSGGFLPTAWSLEVGGIPNRVRGVFLLDAVYGELDKFASWIEKNRTGFFVSSYTRYTKRHDQELMQMLRDRGITVTESMDGLLRPGSVVFVQTPDGITHRDYVTQAWTEHPVKDVLVKMAATPALSRVASTPYANR, from the coding sequence ATGGCTGCGCTGTGCGTGCCGCTGTCGTTTGTCCTGGTTCAATGCGGCAAGGCGCCGAGCGCGGGAATGCTGGCGGCGAACACGGATGGCGCAAAATCCCGGGCCGCAAAGTCCCGGACTTCAATCGATACGTTTGACGACCGTTTCCCCCAGCCGCAATTTGCCGACCGTTTCCCGACCGCCAATGAAAGCCTGCCGCAGGACCAGCGCCAGGTTGCGCTGGCGCCTCAGCCGCGCGCCGCGCGTACCGAGCCCGTGAGGGTCGCGTCGCTGACGCAGACGCTGGCGCTGCCCCGCAGCGAGCGCGAAGAATTGACCACGCTGGTCAGCATGAAGTCCTCGGCCTTCCCCTATTTCGGCACCAATCCGCGCTCCGAAGAGCCGTTCCTCAACATCTCCAAGGGCGACCGCAAGGGCCACCGCAGCTATGGCGGCCGGGTCTATTGGCAGGACGAGACCTACAACGACAGCCGCGTGCTGGTGCATGTCCCCGAGACGTTCGATGTCAGGAAGCCCGGCGTGATCGTGGTGTTCTTCCACGGCAACGGCGCGACGCTGGAGCGCGACGTCCGCGACCGCCAACTGGTGCCGCGGCAGATCTCCGATTCCGGCGTCAACGCCGTGCTGCTCGCGCCCCAAATGGCGGTGAATGCAGCCGATTCCTCGGCCGGCAAGTTCTGGCAGCCGGGCGGCTTCAAGCGCTTCATCGATGAGTCAGCCAGCCACCTCGCCCGCCTCTACGGCGATCCGAAGTCGGCGCAGGCATTCGCGAACCTGCCGATCGTGATCGTCGGCTATAGCGGCGGCTTCCTGCCGACCGCCTGGAGCCTCGAGGTCGGCGGCATCCCCAACCGGGTCCGCGGCGTGTTCCTGCTCGACGCCGTCTATGGCGAACTCGACAAGTTCGCGTCCTGGATCGAGAAAAACCGGACCGGCTTCTTCGTCTCTTCGTATACCCGCTACACGAAGCGGCACGACCAGGAACTGATGCAGATGCTCCGCGACAGGGGCATCACGGTTACCGAGAGCATGGACGGACTGCTGCGGCCCGGCAGCGTGGTATTCGTGCAGACGCCTGATGGCATCACCCACCGCGATTACGTCACGCAGGCCTGGACCGAGCATCCGGTCAAGGACGTGCTGGTCAAGATGGCGGCAACGCCCGCTTTGAGCCGGGTCGCCAGCACACCCTACGCCAACCGGTAG